In a genomic window of Rhododendron vialii isolate Sample 1 chromosome 12a, ASM3025357v1:
- the LOC131310564 gene encoding protein SPIRAL1-like 1 — MGRGVSSGGGQSSLDYLFGSGEAPKPAANKPAPSEGQAVRNGPSPKTTAPSQPVDVTKQIPAGIQSNIANNHFRGDGQNRGNFITDRPSTKVHAAPGGGSSLGYLFGGGGGGN, encoded by the exons ATGGGTCGTGGAGTCAGCAGTGGTGGTGGACAGAGTTCACTTGACTATTTATTTGGGAGTGGAGAGGCACCAAAGCCTGCTGCAAACAAACCTGCTCCAAGTGAAGGGCAAGCTGTACGTAATGGTCCTTCCCCAAAGACTACTGCTCCTTCTCAACCCGTAGATGTTACTAAGCAGATTCCAGCTGGTATACAAAGTAACATTGCAAATAACCACTTCAGGGGAGACGGTCAGAACCGTGGCAATTTCATTACA GATCGGCCATCAACTAAGGTCCATGCTGCCCCTGGTGGTGGATCTTCTCTTGGTTACCTcttcggtggtggtggcggtggaaaCTAA
- the LOC131310560 gene encoding nuclear transport factor 2-like, translating to MVISTEMAETSPPAPTTEEVGNTFVQQYYGVLLAQPDLAHRFYEESSVLGRPGPNGLMVKVTTLQGIKQMILSFDYIGCKAEIKTVDSLDSCKEGVIVLVTGWLTGKDHVTRSFSQTFFLAPQPTGYYVLNDVFRFVDEVKASTPSESEFSDANENAASTPSTPKQESAHAPIQLDQSPRSPPKAASQGSEACESSDTKDSPDSDSVVKEVVSEQPLSSSQNGGLTVSVKSVPKDQENRPKMSYASIVAKESTVTSPVHTPTVIVKASSTHYLDRASPKAAAAAPPSNNRAPQKSITLTEGKAIYIGNLPSDITDEQLDEVLKTFGPVKKDGIQIRKYNDGFCYGFVEFVSSSAARSAVEAHHIMIGSNEAYITEKKSPNQGNNGRGKFASGKGDFRNDSYRNRENVREGRSYGGSQNGNRDGDFGGQYKSPRGSNGESRQRVYQNGGGSTPRGRSSGSK from the exons ATGGTCATTTCAACAGAGATGGCAGAAACTTCTCCCCCTGCCCCCACCACAGAAGAAGTCGGAAACACGTTCGTGCAGCAATATTATGGAGTGTTGCTTGCTCAACCTGATCTTGCTCACAGGTTTTATGAAGAATCTAGTGTATTGGGCCGGCCTGGCCCCAATGGACTTATGGTTAAAGTGACAACCTTGCAA GGCATTAAACAGATGATCCTGTCATTTGACTACATTGGCTGCAAGGCTGAGATAAAGACTGTTGATTCTCTGGATTCTTGTAAGGAAGGGGTGATAGTTTTGGTAACAGGTTGGTTGACTGGGAAGGATCATGTGACAAGAAGCTTCTCGCAAACTTTCTTTCTGGCTCCGCAACCAACAGGCTACTATGTATTGAATGACGTTTTTAGGTTCGTGGATGAGGTTAAGGCATCTACCCCTTCAGAATCAGAATTTAGTGATGCCAATGAGAACGCTGCGAGCACTCCTTCAACACCAAAGCAAG AGTCTGCTCATGCTCCTATTCAACTGGACCAAAGTCCAAGATCTCCCCCCAAGGCCGCAAGTCAGGGCAGTGAGGCCTGTGAGTCATCAGATACAAAAGATTCACCTGACAGCGACTCGGTTGTTAAAGAAGTTGTCAGCGAACAACCACTTAGTTCAAGCCAGAATGGTGGGCTCACAGTTTCCGTAAAGTCAGTTCCAAAGGATCAGGAGAATCGCCCAAAGATGTCTTATGCCTCAATA GTGGCAAAGGAGAGTACAGTGACTTCTCCTGTCCATACACCTACTGTAATTGTTAAAGCTTCAAGCACTCATTACCTGGACCGGGCGTCTCcaaaagcagcagcagcagctccTCCTAGTAATAACAGGGCCCCACAAAAGAGTATTACTCTTACGGAAG GTAAGGCCATTTATATTGGAAATTTGCCTTCTGATATTACGGATGAACAACTTGATGAAGTTCTCAAGACATTTGGACCTGTTAAGAAGGATGGCATTCAAATTAGAAAATACAAT GATGGGTTCTGTTACGGATTTGTGGAATTTGTATCCTCCAGTGCTGCGCGTAGTGCAGTTGAG GCTCATCATATCATGATCGGATCAAATGAAGCTTATATCACGGAGAAAAAATCTCCCAATCAGGGCAA CAATGGCAGAGGGAAGTTCGCATCGGGAAAGGGTGATTTCCGCAATGACAGTTACAGGAACCGGGAAAACGTTCGTGAAGGTCGTAGCTATGGCGGATCTCAAAATGGGAACCGTGATGGTGATTTCGGGGGTCAGTACAAAAGCCCTAGGGGAAGCAATGGAGAAAGTCGTCAGAGGGTGTACCAAAATGGGGGTGGAAGCACACCCCGGGGCCGGTCAAGTGGCTCCAAGTAG